In one window of Azoarcus olearius DNA:
- a CDS encoding DUF4390 domain-containing protein, with the protein MPTMMASSTRFFAKLPERLRVACATVLLALLAASAQADDVEVEQAEIVAGDAGGYVLNADIRVDLNPRLVDAIMHGVALYFVTEVIVERPRWYWLNDVVVNRSLNYRLSYQAITRSYRLSIGSLHQNFDNLEAALRTMQRIRNWQIAGNEDLRPGVSHEVSLRFRLDTAQLPKPFQVTAIGSRDWNLGTDWQRWTFLPGAAASR; encoded by the coding sequence ATGCCGACCATGATGGCTTCTTCTACGCGCTTCTTCGCAAAGCTGCCTGAGCGCCTGCGCGTCGCGTGCGCGACCGTGCTGCTGGCCTTGCTTGCGGCGAGCGCACAGGCCGACGACGTCGAGGTGGAGCAGGCCGAAATCGTCGCCGGCGATGCGGGCGGCTACGTATTGAATGCGGACATCCGGGTCGATCTCAACCCCCGTCTGGTCGACGCCATCATGCATGGGGTGGCGCTGTACTTCGTCACCGAGGTCATTGTCGAACGGCCGCGCTGGTACTGGTTGAACGACGTCGTGGTGAACCGCAGCCTCAACTACCGTCTGTCGTATCAGGCGATCACCCGCAGCTACCGCCTTTCGATCGGCAGCCTGCACCAGAACTTCGACAACCTCGAGGCGGCGCTGCGGACGATGCAGCGTATCCGCAACTGGCAGATCGCCGGCAATGAGGACTTGCGCCCCGGCGTATCGCACGAGGTGTCGCTGCGCTTCAGGCTCGATACCGCCCAGCTGCCCAAACCCTTCCAGGTCACCGCCATCGGTAGCCGCGACTGGAATCTCGGTACCGACTGGCAACGGTGGACCTTCCTGCCGGGAGCGGCGGCCTCGCGATGA
- a CDS encoding TSUP family transporter, whose translation MDVDFLLIALGAAAFFAGFVDAIVGGGGLIQIPALFAAFPNALPATLFGTNKLASIVGTTSAAVQYARRVVIPWRVAGPGAAAALIGSWYGAKAVAYLPPAMLRPLVLVLLVVVAAYTFAKKELGQVAREREHRVVPLAVLIGGGIGFYDGFFGPGTGSFLIFLFIRVLGMDFLRASMTAKIVNVATNLAAITFFARNVELFWAFAAVMAACNLCGAIAGSRLALKHGAGFVRKMFLAVVSVLILKLAYDVFLA comes from the coding sequence ATGGATGTGGATTTTCTTCTGATTGCACTCGGAGCCGCCGCGTTCTTTGCCGGCTTTGTGGATGCGATCGTTGGCGGCGGGGGGCTGATTCAGATTCCCGCGCTGTTTGCGGCTTTTCCCAACGCACTGCCGGCCACGCTGTTCGGCACCAACAAGCTCGCCAGCATCGTCGGAACGACGAGCGCCGCAGTCCAGTACGCCCGGCGGGTGGTGATCCCCTGGCGCGTCGCGGGGCCGGGTGCGGCAGCAGCGTTGATCGGTTCCTGGTATGGCGCCAAGGCGGTCGCCTACCTGCCCCCGGCGATGCTGCGCCCGCTGGTGCTCGTGCTGCTCGTCGTGGTCGCCGCCTACACGTTTGCCAAGAAGGAACTGGGGCAGGTTGCCCGCGAGCGCGAGCACCGGGTGGTTCCGCTTGCCGTTCTGATCGGAGGTGGCATCGGGTTCTACGACGGCTTCTTTGGTCCAGGGACGGGCAGCTTTCTGATCTTCCTGTTCATCCGGGTGCTGGGCATGGACTTCCTGCGCGCCTCGATGACTGCCAAGATCGTGAACGTCGCCACCAATCTCGCTGCGATCACCTTCTTCGCGCGCAACGTCGAGTTGTTCTGGGCGTTCGCCGCAGTGATGGCCGCGTGCAACTTGTGCGGCGCCATTGCCGGCTCGCGGCTCGCGCTCAAGCACGGCGCCGGCTTTGTCCGCAAGATGTTCCTCGCTGTCGTCAGCGTGCTGATACTCAAGCTCGCCTACGACGTGTTCCTTGCCTGA
- the mnmE gene encoding tRNA uridine-5-carboxymethylaminomethyl(34) synthesis GTPase MnmE: MASKAPRPPEAIAAIATAPGRGGIGVVRVSGAGLTGFAQQLCGREPQPRLATLARFRDADGATIDEGILLYFPAPASFTGEDVLELQGHGGPVVMQMLLARCLALGARLAEPGEFTRRAFLNGKLDLAQAEAVADLIEASTAAAARSALRSLSGQFSEEVLRIRDALIDLRMLVEATIDFPEEEVEFLDKGRALPRLAAIRTQLDALLDRARQGALLRTGMNVVLVGRPNVGKSSLLNQLAGEDRAIVTDVAGTTRDALREAIQIEGIPLHVIDTAGLRQTSDVVERIGIERTWREVERADVVLRVIDSEGAEEDALEAELAARCPSAAARITVVNKIDLLGLAPERTETAGAVRLRLSARSGDGVDLLRTELLRAAGWHAHGEDVVLARERHLLALREALDHLAAAEAAASALELFAEELRLAQEALAGITGEFSADDLLGEIFSRFCIGK, from the coding sequence GTGGCAAGCAAGGCGCCAAGACCGCCTGAGGCCATCGCCGCAATCGCAACGGCGCCGGGCCGCGGAGGCATCGGCGTCGTTCGCGTTTCGGGGGCGGGTCTCACCGGTTTCGCGCAGCAGTTGTGCGGGCGCGAGCCGCAGCCGCGTCTTGCGACGCTGGCGCGCTTTCGTGACGCTGACGGCGCCACGATAGACGAAGGCATCCTGCTCTACTTTCCGGCGCCGGCTTCCTTTACCGGAGAAGACGTCCTCGAGTTGCAGGGGCATGGCGGGCCGGTGGTCATGCAGATGCTGCTGGCGCGGTGCCTTGCCTTGGGTGCGCGACTGGCGGAGCCGGGCGAATTCACCCGTCGCGCCTTTCTCAACGGCAAGCTCGATCTGGCCCAGGCCGAAGCGGTCGCCGATCTGATCGAGGCCTCTACCGCCGCCGCGGCGCGGTCCGCGCTGCGCTCGCTGTCGGGTCAGTTCTCCGAGGAAGTGCTGCGTATCCGCGATGCGCTGATCGACCTGCGCATGCTGGTCGAGGCGACGATCGACTTCCCGGAGGAAGAGGTCGAGTTTCTCGACAAGGGGCGGGCGCTGCCCCGCCTTGCCGCCATCCGTACTCAACTCGACGCCCTGCTGGATCGCGCGCGCCAGGGCGCCTTGCTGCGTACCGGCATGAACGTGGTGCTGGTCGGCAGGCCCAATGTCGGCAAGTCCAGCCTGTTGAACCAGCTTGCCGGCGAGGATCGCGCGATCGTTACCGACGTTGCCGGGACCACCCGCGACGCCTTGCGCGAGGCGATCCAGATCGAGGGCATTCCGCTCCACGTCATCGACACCGCCGGTTTGCGGCAGACCAGCGATGTGGTCGAGCGTATCGGCATCGAGCGTACCTGGCGCGAGGTAGAGCGGGCGGATGTCGTTCTGAGGGTGATCGATTCTGAAGGCGCCGAGGAGGATGCACTGGAGGCTGAACTTGCCGCCCGTTGCCCTTCCGCCGCTGCACGTATCACCGTGGTGAACAAGATCGACCTGCTCGGCCTCGCGCCGGAGCGGACCGAGACGGCCGGCGCGGTGCGCTTGAGGCTGTCCGCGCGCAGCGGGGACGGCGTGGATCTGCTGCGCACCGAACTGTTGCGGGCCGCTGGTTGGCATGCGCATGGCGAAGACGTCGTGCTTGCGCGGGAACGTCACCTGCTTGCGCTGCGTGAGGCGTTGGATCATCTCGCCGCCGCGGAAGCCGCCGCCTCGGCCCTGGAACTCTTTGCTGAAGAGTTACGGCTGGCGCAGGAGGCGCTCGCCGGAATCACTGGCGAATTTTCCGCCGACGATCTGCTCGGCGAGATCTTCTCCCGCTTCTGTATCGGCAAATAA
- the rsmB gene encoding 16S rRNA (cytosine(967)-C(5))-methyltransferase RsmB, producing the protein MLPPDSLAYALHHAADLVGTVLEGGNLTAAFEARLADHPAWPDATRGAVRDLAWSTLREYGRGDVVLDRLLKSPPPAYIHALLLVALHRLEQRPEQAHTVVDQAVSAAAAAMPGLKGMVNGVLRNSLRQHEEVAAWRSASEVARMRHPAWWIARLRRQWPDAWPAVAAAGNLPPPMALRVNRRKARRDDVLAELASAGIGARPCDEDGVLLDVPCAVARLPGFAEGRVSVQDAGAQYAARLLDLHDGDRVLDACAAPGGKAAHLLERADVQLLALELAPERAARIGANLQRLGLEASVKVGDCRAVDSWWDGTPFDRILADVPCSASGVVRRHPDIKWLRRDEDIAGFAAQQAEILDALWRTLRPGGTMLYATCSVFEEENAGQVAAFLARHADALSVSIDGQPHLCLLPDADHDGFFYALLRKAA; encoded by the coding sequence ATGCTCCCGCCCGACAGCCTGGCCTATGCGCTGCATCACGCGGCGGACCTCGTGGGCACGGTGCTCGAAGGCGGCAACCTCACCGCTGCGTTCGAAGCGCGCCTCGCCGATCATCCCGCCTGGCCGGACGCCACCCGCGGGGCGGTGCGCGATCTCGCGTGGTCCACGCTGCGCGAGTACGGGCGCGGTGATGTCGTGCTCGACCGCCTGCTGAAATCGCCGCCGCCCGCTTATATCCACGCGCTGTTGCTGGTTGCGCTCCATCGCCTGGAGCAACGGCCGGAACAGGCTCACACCGTCGTCGACCAGGCGGTAAGCGCCGCGGCTGCCGCAATGCCCGGCTTGAAGGGCATGGTAAACGGCGTGTTGCGCAACAGCCTGCGTCAGCACGAAGAGGTCGCCGCTTGGCGTTCGGCGAGCGAGGTCGCCCGCATGCGCCATCCCGCGTGGTGGATCGCCCGCCTGCGGCGCCAGTGGCCCGACGCTTGGCCGGCAGTGGCGGCTGCGGGCAACTTGCCGCCGCCGATGGCGCTGCGGGTGAATCGCCGCAAAGCCCGGCGCGACGACGTGCTCGCGGAACTGGCGTCGGCCGGGATCGGCGCCCGCCCCTGCGACGAAGACGGCGTGCTGCTCGACGTGCCGTGCGCAGTCGCCCGGTTGCCAGGCTTTGCCGAGGGGCGCGTTTCGGTACAGGACGCCGGCGCGCAGTATGCCGCCCGACTGCTCGATCTCCACGACGGCGATCGTGTTCTCGATGCGTGTGCGGCCCCGGGCGGCAAGGCCGCCCATCTGCTCGAGCGCGCCGATGTCCAGTTGCTTGCGCTCGAACTCGCCCCCGAACGCGCGGCCCGTATCGGCGCCAACCTCCAGCGCCTGGGCCTTGAGGCCAGCGTGAAGGTGGGCGACTGCCGCGCCGTCGATAGCTGGTGGGACGGCACACCGTTCGATCGCATCCTGGCCGACGTACCTTGCTCCGCCTCTGGCGTGGTGCGGCGTCATCCCGACATCAAATGGCTGCGCCGGGACGAGGACATTGCGGGGTTCGCCGCTCAGCAGGCGGAAATCCTGGATGCGCTTTGGCGCACGCTGCGCCCGGGTGGCACAATGCTTTATGCCACCTGCTCGGTGTTCGAGGAGGAGAATGCGGGCCAGGTCGCCGCGTTTCTCGCCCGCCACGCCGATGCGCTTTCCGTGTCGATCGACGGCCAGCCCCATCTATGCCTGCTTCCCGATGCCGACCATGATGGCTTCTTCTACGCGCTTCTTCGCAAAGCTGCCTGA
- the speE gene encoding polyamine aminopropyltransferase, with product MPDRWVFHVKRKRPSCLISSAVPSGSKPETAVAAPLGAATDMVLRRAVLLDKGRSSRQSYEVWDTPDFGRVYLLDGRLMAAEAVASYGHEALIHPVALAHPEPRTALVLGGGDGGSARELIRHPCIEAVTVVELDDAVVELARRYLPAIHDGAFENGRVRLTIGDAHAHVLANAESVAGVRYDLIVFDLTDPDGTAAALHEASFFAACKACLRPGGAIVVQLGSPHYHRSQVVALVARLAQSFACVRPYLADVPVYGGAWAFASASDALDPSGLDPVEIERRVRARGLAVRHYNGNLHRAQFALPTDLQTALRAALSNPQFDGPT from the coding sequence TTGCCTGACCGCTGGGTGTTTCACGTGAAACGAAAACGGCCTTCCTGCCTGATCAGTTCCGCGGTCCCGAGCGGGTCAAAACCTGAGACGGCCGTCGCTGCGCCGCTGGGTGCCGCGACCGACATGGTCCTGCGGCGCGCCGTCCTGCTGGACAAGGGCCGCTCTTCTCGCCAAAGCTACGAGGTGTGGGACACGCCCGATTTCGGCCGGGTTTACCTGCTGGACGGGCGTCTGATGGCGGCGGAGGCCGTTGCCAGCTACGGGCACGAGGCGCTTATCCACCCCGTAGCGCTTGCCCACCCGGAGCCGCGGACAGCGCTCGTGCTCGGGGGCGGTGATGGCGGCTCGGCGCGCGAGTTGATTCGTCATCCCTGCATCGAGGCGGTCACCGTGGTCGAACTCGACGACGCGGTTGTCGAGCTTGCGCGCCGCTATCTGCCGGCGATACACGACGGCGCCTTCGAAAACGGCCGGGTGCGTTTGACCATCGGCGACGCACACGCGCATGTGCTGGCGAACGCCGAATCAGTCGCCGGTGTGCGCTACGACCTCATCGTGTTCGACCTGACCGATCCAGACGGCACGGCCGCCGCCTTGCACGAAGCGTCCTTCTTTGCCGCGTGCAAGGCCTGTCTCCGCCCCGGCGGCGCGATCGTGGTTCAGCTGGGATCCCCCCACTACCACCGCTCGCAGGTGGTCGCGTTGGTGGCCCGGCTCGCGCAGTCCTTTGCCTGCGTGCGCCCCTATCTCGCCGACGTGCCGGTGTATGGCGGCGCCTGGGCCTTCGCGAGCGCGTCCGACGCGCTCGATCCTTCCGGGCTTGACCCCGTCGAGATCGAGCGGCGCGTCCGCGCGCGGGGTCTGGCAGTGCGCCACTACAATGGCAATCTCCATCGCGCACAGTTCGCGCTGCCGACTGATCTGCAGACGGCGCTTCGTGCCGCGCTTTCCAACCCGCAGTTCGACGGGCCAACGTGA